The following nucleotide sequence is from Ahaetulla prasina isolate Xishuangbanna unplaced genomic scaffold, ASM2864084v1 Contig204, whole genome shotgun sequence.
AGATAATGAAATCCagctaaaaatgatttaaaagccCACATTTAAATTGCCTGCTTTTAAAAACAATCTTCCTAAGGGAAAAATGcccttgaatattttttttcaaatttttcatGTAGCACAAATACCAGCAATTTGCTCACTGCAAAGGTAGAAAGAAACCTGGGTCCACAGAGAAATGCAGAtccctgtgttttgtttttttaaagggaaagaaGCAGATCCACTTTCAAGGAATCAGCTGCTACGTGAGTTGGATGAAGTACATTTGGGTAGATCTAACAAAAGTATTACAGAAAAAAACGTGTCCATTGCAGCACAAAGTAACCAGATCCTGCTGGGCTTAAAACGGCTAACCACTGAGTCAGTTTTACAAGGTTAATATTGTATACCCAGGCATGTGAAAATCAGCCAGTCCTGGACAGCGGTCTCATTTCCTTCCATCACCAGAATGCCTTGCCATTAATCTCTTCCCTGGTTCAGCTATTGTTGTCACGTTCATCTTGCAGATTAGTCAAGACAGTAACTGTACAGTACTAGCAAAAGAGGCATGCCAGCTTATGAGCTATTAAAGAACCAGCTATCAGTCAGGAAAAATTATAGTACTTCTTAGCCACACATATAGTTACCCCATGAGAATTATCCCCAAGAGATGGAAGTAGAAAGGCAGCAGCTATTCCAGAAGTTGCCCAGTTggattctttccttctcttccgccTGCCTGCATTCAATCCTAGCTACTGCCTGTAACAGTCCTAAGGGAAGGAtccttttatttttcataaatgtTTGTTATATTCGCATCTtgattattgcaatgcactctacatggggctgcccttgaagagcatgcagaagctccagttggtgcaaaatgcagcagcctgcATGGTTTTATGCAGACTTCGGTGCGCACATGTAGCACCTCTCCTGCAcgaactgcattggttgccgatttgctgctgggtgcaattcaaggtgctggttgtcacctttaaagcccttcatggcttgggaccaggttatctgaaggaccgtctcttgccggtcacatcgaCCCGACCCACCAGaacagggaggcagggaatattgtgggtcccatcccctcgggagatacacctggtgggacccagaagaagggactTTTCCATGGTAgcttcctctctctggaacatcattcccccagagattagaatggcccccactctaacactcttctggaaggcactgaagactTGGTTCTGccagaggcaggggtgaaatgctcccggttcagactggattgcctgatccggtagcgatggcggcgggtggttcggagaaccggtagcgaaaatccctgccccactcccatgcccaactgagccgtgcaatcatcagaggttgttttttttttaaaaaaaagcattttttcttcagctgaaaaaatgcttttaaaagtaaaagaaagcctccaatgatcatgtggctcagctgggattgtcagagccttttaaaagcattttttctacaacctcttcagccaaagaggttgtaaaaaatgcttttaaaaggttctggttctggcgatcccagctgagttgcctgatcgtcagaggcttttttttcttttaaaggcaaaaaaaattcttttaaaagaaaaccctctgacgatcaggcaactcagctgagatcgtcagagccttttaaaagcatttttttacaacctcttcagccaaagaggttgtagaaaaaatgttttaaaagttaaaaaagttggccacacccacccagtcaattTACCCCCATCAAGCtactcccacagaaccgttagtaccaaattttacatttcaccagtgGCCAGAGGCCTGGGGAACGCAGAGCAGGATAGAGCCCACACATGGCTCTTGTGATGTGTTGTCACCGGGGGAGGGACTGGGaagttattatattattttattaatttattatatgattattcacttttattagttttaatgttttatatatgagattttatattcttgtaagccgccctgagttgcCATGtgagaataggcagcaatataaatttcctaaaataaaataagtaaaatataaaatattgtatttactgttttttatattgCTTACAAGCTATTTTGGGAACACTACGATCCTGAAAGGAGGAATATAGTCAGGTCTTTGGCAGCTGCCTCAATCCAGAAGTAATTCTTGAACTATATGATGGGATGGTTTTATAGATCCCTATACCAGCCTCACTAATTATTTCTAAGTCCAATTCATATAattgtttttgattttttaatgcTCTAAATACTTTGGGTCCAAATTATCTAGAGGACTTCCCACTACTTTACAATACAAACCTGAGTTCAGTTTTAAGATAATTCTAGAGATTCTCTAATTATTGACTTCATTTTCCCAATCAGTACAATGCACCCAAAGAGCTTTGCAGTTGCTCAATGATTCCTAATTTGTGGAATTTGTGCTGGGAAAAAAATTATACTGGGCCTTCCTATCTTTGCTTTGAAGAAAGCTTTAAAAGTTTGTTCTCTTGACTTGCTTATTTGGGAGAACTCTGTAGCAAAGTTTGAAAAACAAGACCTGTATGAGATCAAAGAAACTGCTCATACCAAAGCCTAGATAAGGACTACTTACCTGAACCCCAGTCAGATCTTGAAGCTGCTTCAAAGCAGAATCAGCTTCTTTCACTAGGATTGTTGTCATCCCCATCTTCTGAGCAGGCTTTAAGTTTGCACCAATGTCATCCAGATAAATAACCTAAAGTGAAGAAAAGAATCAAGATCTGCTGCAGGTGGAAGGCccataaatattctttattcaGGCAATCTACATGCTGCAATGAGAGAAGTGGAACTGTGCAAAATGcactaagtatgaaaaatgaattTACAGAACAGGAAAGAATAAGATATAAAATAATGCACTGAAGACTGCCCTCCCTCAAAATAAAGGATTTTATTCATTAATCCCTTATCTTTACAAAGATCAATAGCCACTGTTGCACACTTTTAAACATATCCTCAACCATTAGGACTAGACTGTTAAAGTAAGGGGGAAGAAGATTTAGAAAGAAAAACTATACAATACagttcttcagatttttttttctttgtagaaagctttaagcttttttttggggggggagggaaaaattaAGATTTGCTGCATGGGGGGACATGTTAATTCCATCATTATCTCACTTATTTAAGGCACATACTGTGCACATTATTATTTGCCCatattaaaatgtttaatagAGCAAATCAGAGTGTTGCCTGTATTAGATGGGAAATTGCCTATCTTCTTAAGTGGAATTCTAGTCAAATCTCCCTCTCTCACAATTACAATTCAAAGATATTAAAGAGAGAAATAATATCTGATtatagatctccaaggtctcattAATAAATCAAAGTACTATCATGTTTAATAGGCTTCAAAGTGGGATTTCATTGAATCACATCTAAACTAGCAAGAGAGAACTGAATCCCAATAAAAATATATCCAGACCATGACAGAGTACTTGGAACATTATCATCTCTATACACACTTGAAGCTGATGTAATGAGTGATACAGACAGGTAAAGCTGGAAATCTGTTAAAGAGGTTGAGAAGACACTAACCTCCTCAGGTGTTACATTCAGCTCATGTAATGCATACTCGTAAATCTTGGGGTCTGGTTTCTGCAGGCCAATCCGACAAGACTCAATCACCTTATCAAAGTATTTCCTCAGCAGACATAAGACAAACCCTGTGTGATGCCTGCTAGGAGTATCATCAATCCAGTTGTTTGTCAAGACAGCAATTCTGAAACCTGAAAAGGGGCAGGAAATTGAATAAAtgaggactatttatttattttaaggggGAGCGATATTGTGAAATTTGACAATTCCTGAATCAGTTAGTCACATAGatcacaagattttttttaacttccacAAAGCCAAAACTTGGTACACATTATGGACAAGTTAGTTAAGGCAAACATACTTATTAGGCTCCAATAAGGAGTGGCAATATACAACAACAAATGTTTTGCCTATTGCTCATGAAAGAGTAGTGACAATGTTGAAGGTTATTGTTATTTTCAGGAATTTAGggacatatttttatttctccatATATTAAAAGTCTAGAAATTTAGAGCTGATTCTGAGTTAATCTGATTATCACTTTTTCTTGCTGTGTAAAGAAGGGGGGAGAATTTTCACACAGCTGCAAACCTGTGAAAATCTCACTTTTTGTTCCCATCACAGAGTTATGTACCACTCAACCAAGGTTAGGTCTTGCAGTTTCATAACCATGGTAAAGCCATCAACATGGCTCTAACACGGTGCCAGGTTTTGATAAATACCTTGGGGTTTTTGTTGGGAGCTTCTCCACAGAACCTATCATTTAGGTATTATGGAAATGGGCTGCCCTTGGGGTATCGCTGCTGTGGCTATTAAGGAGCTCCTGACAGCTTGTAAGAGATTTGGGTTTGAACAGTTTTTATGCtatgcttttaaatttgtttgcttgagctaataataaagctt
It contains:
- the LOC131187294 gene encoding bifunctional epoxide hydrolase 2-like; translation: LIADFEDDCKEVSSASNIPLPENFSLSESFGKTMAKSGLSVPFLKAAMLLKKNGFRIAVLTNNWIDDTPSRHHTGFVLCLLRKYFDKVIESCRIGLQKPDPKIYEYALHELNVTPEEVIYLDDIGANLKPAQKMGMTTILVKEADSALKQLQDLTGVQASGHW